One Moorella sp. E308F genomic region harbors:
- a CDS encoding helix-turn-helix domain-containing protein, with translation MEKVGEVLRAARQAKGISLREVEEATKIRLRYLEALEKGEYNQIPGRVYALGFVRSYARYLGLDVHAVMQQFKQEYPTEEDNNPVEEQRLAAKGYAREKRRHWLLVPAVLLVLWGINWLYNHYRPSLDQSASPPQPQVTEPAPVAPAPQQPVTEPPPVGTTPQVQGVEVKVRASGDCWVGVTVDGKNDFAGVLKAGESRIFQGKEKIIVTLGSAGAVEVTINGQVQPSLGRVGDVVTFEATKDSSQAKIMRKR, from the coding sequence ATGGAAAAGGTAGGGGAAGTGCTCCGCGCTGCCCGCCAGGCAAAGGGGATCTCTCTACGCGAAGTGGAAGAAGCTACCAAAATTCGCCTGCGCTACCTGGAAGCCCTTGAAAAGGGTGAGTATAATCAGATTCCCGGCCGGGTGTATGCCTTGGGTTTCGTGCGCAGTTATGCCCGCTATCTAGGACTGGATGTCCATGCTGTTATGCAGCAGTTTAAACAGGAATACCCTACCGAAGAAGATAATAACCCGGTGGAAGAGCAGCGCCTGGCAGCCAAGGGGTATGCGCGGGAGAAAAGAAGGCACTGGCTGCTGGTCCCGGCAGTACTTCTTGTCCTCTGGGGTATTAATTGGTTATATAATCATTACCGTCCTTCCTTAGACCAATCCGCCTCACCACCACAGCCACAGGTAACAGAACCGGCGCCGGTGGCCCCAGCACCACAGCAGCCCGTCACCGAGCCACCGCCGGTAGGGACAACGCCGCAGGTCCAGGGGGTGGAAGTCAAGGTCAGGGCTTCCGGGGACTGCTGGGTAGGGGTTACTGTTGATGGCAAAAACGATTTTGCCGGGGTTTTAAAGGCCGGCGAAAGCAGGATCTTCCAGGGGAAAGAGAAAATTATTGTTACCCTTGGCAGCGCCGGCGCTGTTGAGGTAACCATCAACGGCCAGGTCCAGCCATCCTTAGGTAGGGTGGGCGATGTAGTTACCTTTGAGGCTACTAAAGATTCCAGCCAGGCTAAAATAATGAGGAAACGATGA
- a CDS encoding FtsK/SpoIIIE family DNA translocase, which yields MAPARTLNEKIKNEIIGVALVALALLCLAGLYVLDLGYISSAASIGAVGQLLVGFLKALTGEGKYVFPIFLAAWGIRLITGGKVKDSRPRLIGGILLFLTFLSALHQPFLNGSTYKEALASGVAGQGGGLLGALGSLLLRSIFGRVGTWIVLAALVLIAFLLTTGVSLTRFTRRLGQMLCVTFQSIKSWLLAFLFTEVEEEEPEVKEKKSPKARGKALSREREVVPVVINPPPEPSPPLIQPAVSAEEPAQARVYPESPVPPVGEDEKKARRRPKVNIQAEDPAGKEGEDTTSEQPGPYVLPPLSLLTRPVRVKNPRLEKDITDRIKILEDTLDSFGVKVKVTQVSCGPTVTRYEVQPAPGVKVSRIVSLADDIALSLAAAQVRIEAPIPGKAAVGIEVPNKEIAVVHLREVLEDPAFMESSSKLTVALGKDIAGNPVIADLAKMPHLLIAGTTGSGKSVCLNALICSLLFKATPQELKLLMIDPKMVELTQYNGIPHLLAPVVSQPKKAAAALQWMVGEMEKRYELFAGAGVKDITRYNRLMHKENGGLGALPLVVVLIDELADLMMVAPADVEDAICRLAQMARAAGIHLVVATQRPSVDVITGLIKANISSRIAFAVSSQIDSRTILDMAGAEKLLGRGDMLFLPIGASKPIRVQGVYVSDREVEDLVTYVKQQGRPEYNPNFLKGEESSEDNSGAEDELFPAAVKVILETGQASISMLQRRLRIGYTRAARLMDMMEARGFVGGHEGTKARAILTNWEEYQELFGAKEE from the coding sequence ATGGCTCCTGCCAGGACACTGAATGAAAAGATAAAAAATGAAATTATCGGTGTGGCCCTGGTGGCCCTGGCCCTCCTCTGCCTGGCGGGGTTGTATGTCCTGGACCTGGGTTACATAAGTTCTGCTGCCAGTATTGGCGCCGTGGGTCAATTGCTGGTGGGTTTTTTAAAAGCCCTGACCGGCGAGGGCAAATATGTATTTCCTATATTCCTGGCTGCCTGGGGCATCCGCCTCATTACCGGGGGTAAAGTGAAGGATTCACGGCCGCGTTTGATAGGAGGCATTTTACTTTTTCTTACTTTTTTAAGCGCCCTGCACCAGCCTTTCTTAAATGGCAGTACTTATAAAGAAGCCCTGGCCTCTGGTGTCGCCGGCCAGGGTGGTGGTCTTCTTGGTGCTCTGGGTTCCCTGCTCCTGCGATCCATTTTCGGCCGGGTGGGCACGTGGATTGTGCTGGCGGCCTTAGTTCTTATCGCTTTTCTCCTGACCACTGGCGTTTCTTTAACCCGCTTTACCAGGCGTCTGGGCCAAATGCTCTGTGTTACCTTCCAGTCCATTAAAAGCTGGCTCCTGGCCTTTCTCTTTACCGAGGTTGAAGAAGAGGAGCCGGAGGTAAAGGAAAAGAAAAGCCCAAAGGCCAGGGGGAAGGCTTTGTCGCGAGAACGGGAAGTAGTGCCCGTGGTCATTAACCCCCCACCAGAACCTTCGCCACCGCTCATTCAGCCAGCGGTCAGTGCGGAAGAGCCGGCCCAGGCCAGGGTCTACCCGGAAAGCCCGGTACCGCCTGTCGGCGAGGACGAGAAGAAAGCCCGGCGCCGGCCCAAAGTTAATATTCAGGCGGAGGATCCTGCCGGGAAAGAGGGGGAAGATACCACCTCCGAGCAACCCGGCCCCTATGTTTTACCGCCTTTGAGTCTTTTAACCCGCCCGGTAAGGGTAAAAAATCCCCGCCTGGAAAAGGACATTACCGACCGGATCAAGATCCTGGAAGATACCCTGGACAGCTTTGGTGTCAAGGTCAAGGTGACGCAGGTCAGCTGTGGCCCGACGGTGACCCGCTATGAAGTCCAGCCGGCGCCGGGGGTGAAGGTGAGCAGGATCGTCAGCCTGGCCGACGATATTGCCCTGAGCCTGGCAGCCGCCCAGGTGCGGATTGAAGCCCCCATTCCGGGCAAGGCGGCAGTGGGGATTGAGGTGCCCAATAAGGAAATCGCTGTGGTTCACCTGCGGGAGGTGCTGGAAGATCCTGCCTTTATGGAATCCAGCAGCAAGCTGACGGTGGCCCTGGGTAAAGATATTGCCGGCAACCCGGTAATTGCCGACCTGGCGAAAATGCCTCACCTCCTGATTGCCGGGACTACCGGTTCTGGCAAGAGCGTCTGCCTGAACGCCCTGATTTGCAGCCTGCTGTTTAAAGCCACCCCTCAGGAGCTAAAACTTTTGATGATTGACCCTAAAATGGTGGAGCTGACCCAGTACAATGGCATTCCCCACCTGCTGGCGCCGGTGGTCAGCCAGCCGAAGAAAGCCGCCGCGGCCCTGCAGTGGATGGTCGGTGAAATGGAGAAACGCTATGAGCTTTTTGCCGGCGCCGGGGTCAAGGATATTACCCGCTACAACCGCTTGATGCACAAGGAAAACGGCGGCCTGGGGGCCTTACCCCTGGTAGTAGTCCTTATTGATGAGCTGGCCGACCTGATGATGGTGGCCCCGGCCGATGTGGAGGACGCCATCTGCCGCCTGGCCCAGATGGCCCGGGCGGCCGGCATTCATCTGGTTGTGGCCACCCAGAGACCTTCAGTAGATGTCATTACTGGCCTGATTAAGGCCAACATCTCTTCCCGGATTGCCTTTGCCGTTTCCTCCCAAATTGATTCCCGGACCATATTGGATATGGCCGGGGCGGAAAAGCTTTTAGGCCGCGGTGATATGCTCTTTTTGCCCATTGGGGCCAGCAAGCCCATCCGCGTCCAGGGGGTTTATGTTTCTGACCGGGAAGTGGAAGACCTGGTGACTTATGTCAAACAGCAAGGCCGGCCGGAATATAACCCTAATTTCCTGAAAGGAGAGGAGAGCAGCGAAGACAACAGCGGGGCGGAAGACGAGCTTTTCCCTGCAGCAGTCAAGGTGATCCTGGAAACTGGACAGGCTTCCATCTCCATGCTCCAGCGGCGCCTGCGGATAGGTTATACCAGGGCGGCAAGGTTAATGGATATGATGGAAGCCAGGGGTTTCGTGGGCGGCCATGAAGGCACCAAAGCCCGCGCCATTCTTACTAACTGGGAGGAATACCAGGAATTATTTGGCGCAAAAGAAGAATGA